The following are from one region of the Bradyrhizobium septentrionale genome:
- the hpnH gene encoding adenosyl-hopene transferase HpnH, translated as MAIPFFKEMRIGGYLIKQKLLGRKRYPLVLMLEPLFRCNLACVGCGKIDYPDAILNRRMTAQECWDAADECGAPMVAIPGGEPLIHKEIGEIVRGLVARKKFVSLCTNALLLEKKLDLFEPSPYLFFSVHLDGLKDHHDKAVSQKGVFDRAVSAIKAAKARGFTVNVNATIFDGHPAEEIAKFLDFTTELGVGVSMSPGYAYERAPDQEHFLNRTKTKKLFRDVFALGKGKKWNFMHSGLFLDFLAGNQEYECTPWGMPARNIFGWQKPCYLLGEGYAKTFKELMDTTDWETYGTGKYEKCADCMAHCGYEPTAATAAINNPLKAMWVALRGIRTTGPMAPEIDMSKQRPAQYIFAEQVQKKLSDIRRDEAEAAAAKKQQKASTAA; from the coding sequence ATGGCTATACCGTTCTTCAAGGAAATGCGTATCGGCGGTTATCTGATCAAGCAGAAGCTGCTTGGCCGCAAACGCTATCCGCTCGTGTTGATGCTGGAACCGTTGTTCCGTTGCAACCTCGCCTGCGTCGGCTGTGGCAAGATCGACTATCCGGATGCGATCCTCAATCGCCGCATGACTGCGCAGGAATGCTGGGACGCAGCCGATGAATGCGGCGCGCCGATGGTGGCAATTCCCGGCGGCGAGCCGCTGATCCACAAAGAGATCGGCGAGATCGTGCGCGGCCTCGTGGCGCGCAAGAAGTTCGTCTCGCTGTGCACCAATGCGCTGCTGCTCGAGAAGAAGCTCGATCTGTTCGAGCCGTCGCCCTACCTGTTCTTCTCCGTGCATCTCGACGGCCTGAAGGATCATCACGACAAGGCAGTGTCGCAGAAGGGCGTGTTCGATCGCGCCGTCTCCGCGATCAAGGCAGCGAAGGCCCGCGGCTTCACGGTCAACGTCAACGCCACCATCTTCGACGGCCATCCGGCCGAGGAGATCGCAAAGTTCCTCGACTTCACCACCGAGCTCGGCGTCGGCGTCTCGATGTCGCCGGGTTACGCCTATGAGCGTGCGCCCGACCAGGAGCACTTCCTCAACCGCACCAAGACCAAGAAGCTGTTCCGCGACGTCTTTGCGCTCGGCAAGGGCAAGAAGTGGAACTTCATGCATTCCGGCCTGTTCCTCGACTTCCTCGCCGGCAACCAGGAATACGAGTGCACGCCCTGGGGCATGCCGGCGCGCAACATCTTCGGCTGGCAGAAGCCCTGCTATCTGCTCGGTGAAGGCTACGCCAAGACCTTCAAGGAGCTGATGGACACCACCGATTGGGAGACCTACGGCACCGGCAAGTATGAGAAGTGCGCCGACTGCATGGCGCATTGCGGCTACGAGCCGACCGCCGCAACCGCTGCGATCAACAATCCGCTGAAGGCGATGTGGGTGGCGCTGCGCGGCATCAGGACGACCGGCCCGATGGCGCCCGAGATCGACATGTCGAAGCAGCGTCCCGCGCAGTACATCTTCGCCGAGCAGGTCCAGAAGAAGCTCTCGGATATCCGCCGTGACGAGGCGGAGGCTGCCGCCGCCAAGAAGCAGCAGAAGGCTTCCACCGCCGCCTAG
- the ispH gene encoding 4-hydroxy-3-methylbut-2-enyl diphosphate reductase: protein MEVFLAQPRGFCAGVVRAIEIVERALQKYGPPVYVRHEIVHNKYVVESLKKKGAIFVEDLSEVPAKAVTVFSAHGVARSVEQEAAERDLPVLNATCPLVTKVHNQGKRYIAKGRALILIGHAGHPEVEGTMGQVPGPVLLVQSVQDVAELRLPTDAPVAYITQTTLSVDDTRDIIAALQAKFTDIQGPDIRDICYATQNRQSAVRDLSKLVDVILVVGAANSSNSNRLREIGTEVGVASYLIADGSELNPDWLKDAKAVGITAGASAPEVLVDDVIEALRRIGPVSVSVVPGREENIEFRLPAELTAG from the coding sequence ATGGAAGTTTTTCTTGCTCAGCCTCGCGGCTTTTGTGCGGGCGTTGTACGCGCGATCGAGATCGTCGAACGCGCGCTGCAGAAATATGGCCCGCCGGTCTATGTCCGCCACGAGATCGTTCACAACAAATACGTGGTCGAAAGCCTGAAGAAGAAGGGCGCGATCTTCGTCGAGGACCTGTCGGAAGTGCCGGCCAAGGCGGTGACCGTCTTCAGCGCCCATGGCGTGGCGAGGAGCGTCGAACAGGAGGCTGCCGAGCGCGACCTGCCCGTGCTCAATGCCACCTGTCCGCTTGTCACCAAGGTCCACAACCAGGGCAAACGCTATATCGCGAAGGGCCGCGCCCTGATCCTGATCGGGCATGCCGGCCACCCCGAGGTCGAGGGCACCATGGGGCAGGTTCCGGGGCCGGTCCTGCTGGTCCAGAGCGTTCAGGATGTGGCAGAACTGAGGCTGCCGACCGACGCCCCGGTCGCCTACATCACCCAGACCACGTTGTCCGTGGACGACACCAGGGACATAATCGCGGCTCTTCAGGCAAAATTTACAGATATTCAAGGCCCGGACATCAGGGATATCTGCTATGCGACACAGAACCGCCAATCTGCGGTAAGGGACCTAAGTAAGCTGGTGGACGTCATTTTGGTGGTGGGGGCCGCCAATAGTTCCAACTCGAACAGGCTTCGCGAAATCGGCACCGAGGTCGGCGTCGCAAGTTATCTGATTGCCGATGGGAGCGAGCTCAACCCGGATTGGCTGAAGGATGCGAAGGCCGTCGGCATTACCGCGGGCGCTTCAGCGCCCGAAGTTTTGGTCGACGATGTGATCGAGGCCCTGCGGCGCATCGGACCGGTGTCGGTCTCGGTTGTTCCGGGCCGCGAAGAGAATATCGAATTCCGGCTGCCGGCCGAACTGACTGCGGGCTGA
- a CDS encoding MMPL family transporter, protein MLTNIVVSVVRTCTRFALPVVIFAVLLSIGAGFYTARNFSINTDINKLISPDLDWRKRDNQFEEAFDRERLILAVVEAATPELTSSAAKALTEKLQGDKKNFEAITALGSGEFFEKNGLLFLPTEEVGKVTGQLGSAAPLIEIMAGDPSIRGLTGALETGLAGVKRGQVKLDNAAPPFNLISQTVETILAKGNATFSWRELTSDTPLTDSDKRAFIEVKPIIDYSALEPGKAATDAIRQAAADLKFPTEYHARVRLTGPVPIANEEYATVQDGAITNGIGTVVIVLVILWLALHSGKIIFAVFVNLFIGLALTTAVGLMMVGSLNLLSIAFAVLFIGLGVDFGIQFSVRYRSERFKNDNLTLALENAARRSAVPLSLAAMATAAGFLCFLPTDYRGISELGKIAGAGMLIAFLTSITVLPALLDLLNPPGEREPVGYAFLAPLDHFLEKHRIPIIVGTILISVAGLPLLHWMKFDFNPINLRSAKVESIATFLDLRKDPNTGANAINVMTRSEADAKKIEAKLEKLPEVSRVMSLDSFVPDDQPAKLKLIAQAAKTLGPALNPDSVDPAPSDQENVESLKSSVDSLRRTAGDGKGPGAVAARRLADALQKLADSNQATRDKAQEIFVSPMKIVFDQLKNTLQAQTVTLQNLPPELVASWKTKDGLMRVEAEPKGDPNDNDNLRRFADAVLVAEPTAIGGPISILKSGDVVVDAFIHAGILALVAISVLLWLALRRVVDVLLTLVPLLVAGIVTLEICVLIGLPLNFANIVALPLLLGVGVAFKIYYVTAWRQGRTNLLQSSLTRAIFFSALTTATAFGSLWLSSHPGTASMGKLLALSLVTTLAAVLLFQPALMGKPREVGKEEDIANDVT, encoded by the coding sequence GTGCTGACAAATATTGTCGTCTCCGTTGTTCGAACTTGTACGCGTTTTGCCCTTCCGGTTGTGATTTTCGCTGTGCTGCTGTCGATCGGCGCCGGCTTCTATACGGCCCGCAACTTCTCGATCAACACCGACATCAACAAGCTGATCTCGCCCGATCTGGATTGGCGCAAGCGCGACAACCAGTTCGAGGAGGCGTTTGATCGCGAGCGGCTGATCCTGGCCGTGGTCGAGGCGGCGACGCCCGAGCTGACCAGCTCGGCCGCGAAGGCGCTCACCGAGAAGCTGCAAGGCGACAAGAAGAACTTCGAGGCGATCACCGCGCTCGGCTCCGGCGAGTTCTTCGAGAAGAACGGCTTGCTGTTCCTGCCCACCGAAGAGGTCGGCAAGGTCACGGGACAACTCGGATCGGCCGCGCCGCTGATCGAGATCATGGCGGGCGACCCCTCGATTCGCGGGCTGACCGGCGCGCTCGAGACCGGCCTTGCCGGTGTCAAGCGCGGACAGGTCAAGCTCGACAATGCCGCTCCGCCCTTCAACCTGATTTCCCAGACCGTCGAGACCATCCTCGCCAAGGGCAACGCGACCTTCTCCTGGCGCGAGCTCACCAGCGACACGCCGCTGACCGATTCGGACAAGCGCGCCTTCATCGAGGTCAAGCCGATCATCGACTATTCGGCGCTGGAGCCGGGCAAGGCCGCAACCGACGCGATCCGGCAGGCGGCCGCCGATCTGAAATTCCCGACCGAATATCACGCCCGCGTCCGCCTGACCGGACCCGTGCCGATCGCCAACGAGGAATACGCCACCGTGCAGGACGGCGCGATCACCAACGGCATCGGCACCGTGGTGATCGTGCTGGTCATCCTCTGGCTGGCGCTGCATTCCGGCAAGATCATCTTCGCCGTGTTCGTGAACCTGTTCATCGGCCTTGCGCTCACCACGGCGGTCGGTCTGATGATGGTCGGATCGCTGAACCTGCTCTCGATTGCCTTCGCGGTCCTGTTCATCGGTCTCGGCGTCGACTTCGGTATCCAGTTCAGTGTTCGCTACCGCTCCGAGCGCTTCAAGAACGACAATCTCACGCTGGCACTTGAGAACGCAGCGCGCCGCTCGGCGGTGCCGCTGTCCCTTGCGGCGATGGCGACCGCCGCCGGCTTCCTGTGCTTCCTGCCGACCGACTACAGGGGCATCTCCGAGCTCGGCAAGATCGCCGGCGCCGGCATGCTGATCGCATTCCTCACCAGCATCACGGTGCTGCCGGCGCTGCTCGATCTGCTCAACCCGCCCGGCGAGAGGGAGCCGGTTGGCTATGCCTTCCTGGCGCCCCTCGACCATTTCCTTGAAAAGCACCGCATCCCGATCATCGTCGGCACGATCTTGATCTCCGTCGCTGGTCTGCCGCTGCTCCACTGGATGAAGTTCGACTTCAATCCGATCAACCTGCGCAGTGCGAAGGTGGAATCGATCGCGACCTTCCTCGACCTGCGCAAGGACCCGAACACCGGCGCCAACGCCATCAATGTGATGACGCGCTCGGAAGCCGACGCCAAGAAGATCGAGGCCAAGCTCGAGAAGCTGCCGGAAGTGTCGCGCGTGATGTCGCTCGACAGCTTCGTGCCTGACGACCAGCCGGCCAAGCTGAAGCTGATCGCGCAGGCGGCCAAGACGCTCGGCCCCGCGCTCAACCCCGACTCGGTCGATCCGGCGCCGTCGGATCAGGAGAATGTCGAGTCGCTGAAGAGCTCGGTCGACAGCCTGCGCAGGACCGCGGGCGATGGCAAGGGGCCGGGTGCGGTTGCCGCGCGCCGGCTCGCCGACGCCCTGCAGAAGCTTGCCGATTCGAACCAGGCGACCCGCGACAAGGCGCAGGAGATCTTCGTTTCGCCGATGAAGATCGTGTTCGACCAGCTCAAGAACACGCTGCAGGCCCAGACCGTCACGCTGCAGAACCTGCCGCCGGAACTGGTCGCGAGCTGGAAGACCAAGGATGGCCTGATGCGTGTCGAGGCGGAGCCGAAGGGCGATCCGAACGACAACGACAATCTGCGCCGCTTTGCCGACGCTGTGCTCGTTGCCGAGCCGACCGCGATCGGTGGACCGATTTCAATTCTGAAATCTGGCGATGTCGTCGTGGACGCCTTCATTCACGCCGGCATTCTGGCGCTTGTGGCGATCAGCGTGCTGCTGTGGCTGGCATTGCGCCGTGTCGTCGACGTGCTGCTGACGCTGGTGCCGCTCCTGGTCGCCGGCATCGTCACGCTGGAGATCTGCGTGCTGATCGGGCTGCCGCTCAACTTCGCCAACATCGTCGCGCTGCCGCTGCTGCTCGGCGTCGGCGTGGCGTTCAAGATCTACTATGTCACGGCGTGGCGCCAGGGCAGAACGAATCTGCTGCAGTCGAGCCTGACGCGCGCGATCTTTTTCAGCGCGCTGACCACGGCGACCGCGTTCGGCAGCCTGTGGCTGTCTAGCCATCCCGGCACTGCGAGCATGGGCAAGCTGCTTGCGCTGTCGCTGGTTACGACGCTGGCTGCGGTGTTGCTGTTCCAGCCCGCGCTGATGGGCAAGCCGCGCGAGGTTGGCAAGGAGGAAGATATAGCCAACGACGTCACCTGA
- a CDS encoding DUF2147 domain-containing protein, which yields MLHCPRTFARTIAFSGLFLATVLSPAFAADPTGDWKVADGVATIRVAQCNGSMWGAVSWEKTPGGKDKNNPDAAKQSRPTLGMPILIDMKKKAGADAWEGQVYNAKDGQLYSSTIKPVGTDQLEIQGCVLGFLCGGETWTRVSPPIPLSVAGNPAAKGALPKTAAPQTPKTTGAVAPATKPPAQKQAVNPPANANASADLVGDICLLPDIAKPTR from the coding sequence ATGTTGCACTGCCCAAGAACTTTCGCGCGTACAATAGCCTTTTCAGGTTTATTTTTGGCCACCGTATTATCACCGGCATTCGCTGCGGACCCCACGGGCGACTGGAAGGTCGCAGACGGTGTCGCCACCATCCGCGTCGCCCAGTGTAATGGCAGCATGTGGGGTGCGGTGTCCTGGGAAAAAACCCCCGGCGGCAAGGATAAGAACAACCCTGATGCTGCGAAGCAGAGCCGGCCGACGCTCGGCATGCCGATCCTGATCGACATGAAGAAGAAGGCCGGCGCAGATGCGTGGGAAGGCCAAGTCTACAACGCGAAGGACGGCCAGCTCTACAGCTCGACCATCAAGCCCGTCGGCACCGATCAACTCGAGATCCAGGGCTGCGTGCTCGGCTTCCTGTGCGGCGGCGAGACCTGGACCCGCGTCAGTCCGCCGATCCCCCTGAGCGTCGCCGGCAACCCTGCTGCGAAGGGCGCCCTGCCCAAAACGGCAGCACCGCAGACTCCGAAAACCACCGGCGCAGTGGCGCCAGCTACCAAGCCGCCGGCTCAAAAGCAGGCGGTCAACCCGCCAGCCAACGCCAATGCGTCGGCCGATCTCGTGGGCGATATCTGCCTGCTCCCGGACATCGCAAAGCCGACGCGTTAG
- the hpnO gene encoding aminobacteriohopanetriol synthase HpnO yields MVSSNLDVSEIFVEREGQRGAMHTRHLNEQLVRVLKTIGYDVGFKKGQGQYLFDRQGARYLDLLSGFGVFAIGRNHPDLRKALKSVLDADLPNLVQLDVSTLAGVLAERLLEHVPYLDKVFFANSGAETVEAAIKFARGATGRPGIVYCGHSFHGLSYGALSLTDDSNFRSGFEPLLPGCTPIPYNDLEALEKALSSRQVGAFIVEPIQGKGVNMPTDEFLPGALALCRKYGTLFIADEIQTGIGRTGKFLAVEHWGIEPDMVLLAKALSGGHVPIGALLTRKSIFDKIFNQMDRAVVHGSTFAKNDLAMAAGIATLDVIKAEKLVENAAKRGAELRLALTRMVPGYELMKEVRGKGLMIGVEFGPPKSLRLKASWNLLETANKGLFCQLITVPLFKDHKILTQVAGHGLHTIKLLPPLVITEQDCAWIEKSFDEVIAGSHKVPGAIWSLGKTLVDNAVRKSA; encoded by the coding sequence ATGGTAAGTTCCAATTTAGACGTTTCCGAGATTTTTGTGGAGCGGGAGGGGCAGCGCGGTGCCATGCACACGCGTCACCTCAACGAGCAGCTCGTTCGCGTCCTCAAGACCATCGGCTACGACGTCGGCTTCAAGAAGGGGCAAGGCCAATACCTCTTCGATCGTCAGGGGGCTCGTTACCTCGATCTACTGAGCGGATTTGGCGTTTTTGCGATCGGCCGTAATCATCCGGACCTGCGCAAGGCGCTGAAGAGCGTGCTCGACGCCGATCTGCCGAATCTGGTGCAGCTCGACGTCTCCACGCTCGCCGGCGTGCTCGCGGAACGGCTTCTGGAACACGTTCCATATTTGGACAAGGTGTTTTTCGCTAATTCCGGCGCCGAAACCGTCGAAGCCGCGATCAAGTTCGCGCGCGGCGCCACCGGCCGTCCCGGCATCGTCTATTGCGGGCACTCGTTTCACGGCCTGTCCTACGGCGCGCTCTCGCTGACCGATGATTCGAATTTCCGCAGCGGCTTCGAGCCGCTGCTGCCGGGCTGCACCCCGATACCCTACAACGATCTCGAGGCGCTGGAGAAAGCGCTGTCGTCGCGCCAGGTCGGCGCGTTCATCGTCGAGCCGATCCAGGGCAAGGGCGTCAATATGCCCACCGACGAGTTCCTGCCCGGCGCGCTGGCGCTATGCCGCAAATACGGCACGCTGTTCATCGCCGACGAGATCCAGACCGGCATCGGCCGCACCGGAAAGTTCCTCGCAGTCGAGCACTGGGGCATCGAGCCCGACATGGTGCTGCTGGCGAAGGCGCTGTCCGGTGGTCACGTGCCGATCGGCGCGCTGCTGACGCGCAAGAGCATCTTCGACAAGATCTTCAACCAGATGGACCGCGCGGTCGTGCACGGTTCGACCTTCGCCAAGAACGATCTGGCGATGGCCGCCGGCATCGCCACGCTCGACGTCATCAAGGCCGAGAAGCTCGTCGAGAACGCCGCCAAGCGCGGCGCCGAGCTCCGCCTTGCGCTGACCCGCATGGTGCCGGGCTATGAATTGATGAAGGAAGTCCGCGGCAAGGGTCTGATGATCGGCGTCGAGTTCGGTCCGCCGAAATCGCTGCGCCTGAAGGCATCGTGGAACCTGCTGGAGACCGCCAACAAGGGACTGTTCTGCCAGCTCATCACGGTGCCGCTGTTCAAGGATCACAAGATCCTGACCCAGGTCGCCGGCCATGGCCTCCACACCATCAAGCTGCTGCCGCCGCTCGTCATCACCGAACAGGACTGCGCCTGGATCGAGAAGTCGTTCGACGAGGTGATCGCCGGCAGCCACAAGGTGCCGGGCGCGATCTGGTCGCTCGGCAAGACGCTGGTCGACAACGCGGTGCGCAAGTCGGCGTAA
- a CDS encoding anti-sigma factor family protein yields MTCEEAEVLVHALIDGELDAGHAREVEAHIEGCAHCAALMKEYQEIRQAIAESDVRYKAPLELRRKIEKALPLPQVQAAPSRRSVLRGFALGSAVSAMAATGLVAVVLRNDDEQRIESEVVSAHLRSLQAGHLTDVISTDQHTVKPWFNGKLDVSPPVIDLTAQGFTLIGGRLDYVNTREIGAVVYKRRQHVINLFVAQTANTERHPAKISTLQGFNIRRWSDRGLNYWAVSDLGADELTEFGDKFESAMRANKEG; encoded by the coding sequence CCATGCACGCGAAGTGGAAGCCCATATCGAGGGTTGCGCGCATTGCGCCGCCCTGATGAAGGAGTATCAGGAGATTCGCCAGGCGATCGCCGAGAGCGACGTGCGCTACAAGGCGCCGCTCGAGCTGCGCCGCAAGATCGAGAAGGCATTGCCGCTGCCGCAGGTGCAGGCGGCGCCGAGCCGGCGCTCGGTGCTGCGCGGCTTCGCGCTCGGCTCCGCGGTATCGGCGATGGCCGCGACCGGCCTTGTCGCGGTCGTGCTGCGCAATGACGACGAGCAGCGCATCGAGAGCGAGGTGGTGTCGGCGCATCTGCGCTCGCTGCAGGCCGGCCACCTCACCGACGTGATCTCGACCGATCAGCACACGGTCAAGCCCTGGTTCAACGGCAAGCTCGATGTCTCGCCACCAGTGATCGACCTCACCGCGCAGGGCTTCACCCTGATCGGCGGCCGGCTCGACTACGTCAACACCCGCGAGATCGGCGCCGTGGTCTACAAGCGGCGCCAGCACGTCATCAACCTGTTCGTGGCGCAGACGGCGAACACCGAGCGGCACCCGGCGAAGATCTCGACCTTGCAAGGCTTCAACATCCGCCGCTGGAGCGACCGCGGCCTGAACTACTGGGCGGTCAGCGACCTCGGCGCCGACGAGCTGACCGAATTCGGCGACAAGTTCGAGAGCGCGATGCGCGCGAACAAGGAGGGATGA